The sequence AGCAAACACCAAAATCGTTTCAACCTTTTGCTTTTTTTTCGATCAGCGCTTTGAGGATCCGCTCGGGTGTCGCCGGATAATCCATGATCCACACGCCGATGGCATTATGGATAGCAGACAGGATGGCGGGCGGTGCTGCGCTGGCGGTCATCTCCGCGAAACCTTTCGCTCCCCGCGGCCCATTGGGATGGGGAACTTCCACGATGTCGGAGACCATAACCGGGGGCATGTCCGCTGCCGTGGTCAAGATGTAGTCTGCCAGGCCAGTGGGGGCGAAATCCATCTTGGGGTAGTAGGGGGTGTAGTTCTCCGTGAGGGCAAAACCAATCCCCATCATAGCCCCACCGTTGATTTGTCCTTTGCACAAAAGCGGGTTGATCGCCTTGCCGATCTCGTAGACTTGTACCAGCTTGAGCAATTCCACGACGCCTGTTTCCGTGTCCACATCAACTTCCGCCACGCAGGCGCCGAATGCTAGCGAAGCAATGGCCGTCATCTTTCCCGTTTCCGGATCAAAGGCCTGCCCTGCGCCGGGGATGAAAGAACCGGTACCCACCAGGAACTGCCCCCCCCAGTTGACCATCGAACCTACTTCCGACATTGTCTTAGAAATCCCAGGGGAGCCTTTCACCAATACTTTGTTATCGGCGACTTCAATGTCCTCCGGGTTGGCCTCTAATACATCTGCAGCCCATTCGCGGATCTTTTTCTTAAGGTCGGCCGCCGCCCGGATGACTGCGTTCCCGTCCATGAAAGTCACCCGGCTGGCGAAGGTGCCGGTGCACATCGGGCCGATATCGGTATCAAAATTGTTCACCGTGATAGCCTCCAGAGGAACCCCCAGCTCGTCGGCAGCGATCTGCCGCAAAATGGTCTTGGAGCCCTGACCGATATCCACCGCGCCCACCAGGAGGTCAAATGTCCCGTCGGGTTTCAGGCGGATCTGCGCCTGACTGGGGTCTCCGCCCCCTTTCATCCCTGCGGGATGGGTATTACACGAAATCCCTACGCCTTTCTTTTTCATGACTTTTACCTCCTCCGCGAACTCATGGCCTTGAGACGGGCCGGGAGTTCTACCCCGGCCAGTTCGGCGGCTCGTTTCATCGCTTCAAGCAGGCCCGCTGCCACGACCTGGTACTGGGTAGCCCCCAGATCACCATCACGCCAGGCGTTGACAAAACGGATCTCCCAGGGGTCCATCCCGATGATCTCGGCGATCCGATCCATCTGGAGCTCCTCAGCGGATGTCCCGTTGATGATCCCGAAACCGCGCATGGAGCTGGCCGGCGGCTTGTTCGTATAAACGCAGGTGCCATCAATCCAGATGTTCGGGATGA comes from Deltaproteobacteria bacterium and encodes:
- a CDS encoding molybdopterin-dependent oxidoreductase, which translates into the protein MKKKGVGISCNTHPAGMKGGGDPSQAQIRLKPDGTFDLLVGAVDIGQGSKTILRQIAADELGVPLEAITVNNFDTDIGPMCTGTFASRVTFMDGNAVIRAAADLKKKIREWAADVLEANPEDIEVADNKVLVKGSPGISKTMSEVGSMVNWGGQFLVGTGSFIPGAGQAFDPETGKMTAIASLAFGACVAEVDVDTETGVVELLKLVQVYEIGKAINPLLCKGQINGGAMMGIGFALTENYTPYYPKMDFAPTGLADYILTTAADMPPVMVSDIVEVPHPNGPRGAKGFAEMTASAAPPAILSAIHNAIGVWIMDYPATPERILKALIEKKAKG